In Rutidosis leptorrhynchoides isolate AG116_Rl617_1_P2 chromosome 2, CSIRO_AGI_Rlap_v1, whole genome shotgun sequence, one genomic interval encodes:
- the LOC139887893 gene encoding uncharacterized protein translates to MKILSINIRGFKVEGKEGWFRGIISSSRPVVAAIQETRCHGVNESWVESLWGSVDVGYVEKHVVGRFNNVAWVLCGDFNEVRYEHERKKERRASRFNDFIEENGLLEVPLVGKKFIWISDDGVKFSKLDRLLVSDNFAQLWNDLAAYSLDRKLTDHSPILLKNGSTDVGPKPFRVFDAWLEEAGVGDVIEVAWNENDTTHRPDTVFRLKLKRVKDRLKEWSTNTYGRLDTEIKELIDKSSLWEIEAENRILSDNEREGNGWKLEAIGSKKTWINATC, encoded by the exons ATGAAGATCCTTTCCATTAACATTCGTGGTTTTAAAGTAGAGGGTAAAGAGGGCTGGTTTAGGGGCATCATATCTAGTTCAAGACCTGTTGTTGCTGCGATACAAGAAACCAGATGTCATGGTGTTAATGAAAGTTGGGTAGAGAGTTTGTGGGGTTCTGTGGACGTCGGTTATGTAGAAAAGCATGTTGTAGGCAG ATTCAATAATGTGGCATGGGTTTTGTGCGGAGATTTCAACGAGGTGAGATATGAGCATGAAAGGAAAAAAGAAAGAAGAGCGTCTCGTTTCAATGATTTCATTGAGGAGAATGGCCTTTTGGAAGTTCCACTAGTAGGCAAAAAGTTTATCTGGATTAGTGACGATGGTGTGAAGTTCAGCAAGCTAGATCGGCTTCTCGTTTCTGATAATTTTGCACAATTATGGAACGACTTAGCTGCTTATTCGCTCGATAGGAAACTCACGGATCATTCACCTATTTTGTTAAAAAATGGGAGTACTGACGTTGGTCCGAAACCCTTTAGGGTATTTGATGCTTGGCTCGAGGAAGCAGGTGTAGGGGATGTTATCGAAGTGGCCTGGAATGAAAATGACACAACTCACAGACCGGACACGGTATTTAGGCTGAAACTTAAGAGAGTGAAAGATCGTCTGAAGGAATGGAGCACTAATACTTATGGAAGGCTTGACACCGAGATTAAGGAATTAATTGATAAAAGCAGCTTGTGGGAGATTGAGGCTGAAAACAGAATTCTTTCAGACAACGAGAGAGAAGGTAATGGTTGGAAACTAGAGGCAATTGGCTCAAAAAAGACATGGATAAACGCAACATGTTGA